A region from the Benincasa hispida cultivar B227 chromosome 8, ASM972705v1, whole genome shotgun sequence genome encodes:
- the LOC120083340 gene encoding sorting nexin 2A: MMDSDNQGFEEAQLYSSRDEMENLVLKEPLSSKSFSSYRSAMSSLSDSHHPLAPPTILTPADSDPLLSPPLDRDLRKPNASDHFFSEPLHFGPFDGNHVSDVNGVESPSKSSESSGGLSRSSSSNSDYIKITVSNPQKEQDVSNSIVPGGNSYVTYLITTRTNIADFGGSEFSVRRRFKDVVTLSERLAESYRGFFIPPRPDKSVVEGQVMQKQEFVEQRRLALEKYLRKLAGHPVIRKSDEFKVFLQVQGRLPLPTTTDVASRMLDGAVNLPKQLLNESAMAPQEVVQPAKGGRDLLRLFKELKQSVTNDWGSSKPPVVEEDKEFLEKKEKLRDFEQQLSATSQQAESLVKAQQDMAETYGELGLTLIKLTKFENEEAVFNGQRVCAADTKNIATAAVKASRLYRELNAQTVKHLDVLHDYLGLMLAVHGAFSERSSALLTEQTLLSDLSSLNTRAEKLEAASSKVFGGDKSRIQKLEQLKETIRTTEDAKNVAMREYERIKENNRSELERFDRERQADFLSMLKGFVTNQVGYAEKISDVWAKVAEETSSYSKESH, from the exons ATGATGGACTCGGATAATCAGGGCTTTGAAGAAGCCCAATTGTATTCCTCTCGTGATGAGATGGAAAATTTGGTTCTCAAGGAGCCGTTAAGCTCCAAATCTTTCTCTAGTTATCGCAGTGCTATGTCCTCGCTCTCTGATTCCCACCATCCTCTGGCTCCCCCGACTATTCTTACACCGGCTGACTCAGATCCCCTTCTTTCGCCGCCGCTCGATCGAGATCTCCGAAAACCTAACGCGTCTGATCATTTTTTCTCTGAACCGCTTCACTTTGGTCCGTTCGATGGGAATCATGTCAGTGATGTTAATGGTGTTGAAAGCCCCAGCAAGAGTTCGGAAAGTTCTGGGGGTTTGTCCAGATCTTCCTCTTCCAACTCcgattatataaaaattacagtCTCGAATCCCCAGAAGGAGCAAGACGTTTCGAACTCGATAGTGCCCGGTGGGAATTCGTACGTTACTTATCTGATCACTACGAGGACGAACATAGCGGACTTTGGAGGATCAGAATTCAGCGTTCGAAGGAGGTTTAAGGATGTGGTGACGCTATCAGAACGTTTGGCGGAGTCTTATAGAGGGTTCTTTATACCCCCACGGCCGGATAAGAGTGTGGTGGAGGGCCAAGTGATGCAGAAACAAGAATTTGTTGAGCAGAGAAGGTTGGCACTGGAGAAATACTTGAGGAAACTAGCGGGACATCCAGTGATTAGAAAGAGCGATGAGTTTAAGGTGTTTTTGCAGGTTCAAGGGAGATTGCCACTGCCAACGACAACAGATGTTGCATCTAGGATGCTTGATGGGGCGGTTAATCTCCCTAAGCAATTGCTCAATGAGAGCGCAATGGCGCCTCAGGAGGTGGTTCAGCCAGCAAAAGGTGGAAGGGATTTGTTAAGATTGTTTAAGGAATTGAAACAATCTGTGACGAATGACTGGGGCAGTTCAAAGCCTCCAGTTGTTGAGGAGGATAAGGAATTcttggaaaagaaagaaaagctgCGTGATTTCGAGCAGCAGCTCAGTGCTACATCTCAGCAG GCTGAATCATTGGTCAAAGCTCAGCAAGATATGGCAGAAACATATGGAGAGTTAGGTTTGACATTGATTAAGttgacaaaatttgaaaatgaggaGGCTGTATTCAACGGTCAAAGAGTTTGTGCCGCCGACACAAAAAATATAGCTACTGCTGCTGTGAAAGCAAGCAGATTATATCGAGAGCTCAATGCTCAAACTGTGAAACATTTG gATGTACTTCACGATTATCTTGGGTTAATGCTAGCAGTTCATGGTGCATTCTCAGAACGCTCAAGTGCTTTACTGACTGAGCAAACTCTATTGTCTGACTTGTCCTCATTGAATACAAGGGCTGAAAAGCTTGAAGCCGCATCATCTAAAGTATTTGGCGGTGACAAATCAAGGATTCAGAAGTTAGAGCAGTTAAAAGAAACCATAAGAACTACAGAGGATGCTAAAAATGTTGCAATGCGAGAATACGAGCGCATAAAG GAAAACAATAGGAGTGAACTGGAAAGATTTGACAGAGAAAGACAAGCAGACTTCTTGAGTATGTTGAAAGGGTTTGTAACAAATCAG